A region of Subdoligranulum variabile DNA encodes the following proteins:
- a CDS encoding xanthine phosphoribosyltransferase: MKLLEQRILQEGQVRPGNVLKVDCFLNHQLDVELLDQIGVEFHRIFKDDGINKILTIEASGIAIACMTARHFNVPVVFAKKAKSKNIDGDVYTSKVHSYTYGRDYDITLAKKFLTPSDKVLILDDFLANGKAMKGLLDICKQSGCTVGGIGICIEKGFQPGGDELRAAGYKLASLAIVSEMSDTGLTFREQED, encoded by the coding sequence ATGAAACTTCTTGAACAGCGTATTCTGCAAGAGGGGCAGGTCCGTCCCGGCAATGTGTTGAAGGTAGACTGTTTTCTGAATCACCAGTTGGATGTAGAGCTTTTGGACCAGATCGGTGTGGAATTTCACCGCATTTTTAAGGACGATGGCATTAATAAGATTCTGACCATCGAGGCTTCCGGCATCGCCATTGCCTGCATGACGGCCCGCCATTTCAATGTTCCGGTCGTCTTTGCAAAAAAGGCAAAAAGCAAGAATATTGACGGCGATGTCTACACCTCCAAGGTGCACTCCTATACCTATGGCCGTGACTATGACATAACGCTGGCGAAAAAATTTCTTACTCCCAGCGATAAAGTACTGATTCTCGACGATTTTCTTGCCAACGGCAAAGCAATGAAAGGGCTTCTGGATATCTGCAAGCAATCCGGCTGTACCGTCGGCGGCATCGGCATCTGCATCGAGAAGGGCTTCCAGCCTGGCGGTGATGAACTGCGGGCGGCAGGTTACAAGCTGGCCAGTCTCGCCATCGTCAGCGAGATGAGCGATACCGGCCTCACCTTCCGCGAGCAAGAAGATTGA
- a CDS encoding ABC transporter substrate-binding protein, with amino-acid sequence MKKLVSSVLAASMVLSLAACGSTATTSESSASSSEATASASAATGESAGSGSYTGTPIKIGGIGPITGAAAVYGNAVKNAEELAVKEINAANGSDVFEWQFEDDENDAEKSVNAYNTLKDWGMQILAGPVTTTPSVAVAAETVNDNMFMLTPSASSLSVILNDANDESTARGNVFQVCFTDPNQGVASADYIADNGLPTKIGVIYDSSDAYSSGIYDKFKAEAETKGLEIVAAEAFTADNKSDLSTQLAKCQEAGAELVFLPIYYQEASQILIAADKIGYEPEFFGCDGMDGILSIEGFDTSLAEGLMLLTPFAADAQDEKTQAFVSAYEAAYGETPNQFAADAYDVIYSIYQAVLAGGINGDMDASEICDALKTQFTSMTFDGLTGTGMTWDATGAISKNPKAVVIKDGAYAAM; translated from the coding sequence ATGAAAAAACTCGTTAGTTCTGTTCTGGCGGCTTCTATGGTGCTGAGCCTGGCTGCTTGCGGTTCTACTGCGACCACGTCCGAGAGCAGCGCTTCTTCTTCTGAAGCCACCGCTTCTGCCTCTGCGGCTACTGGTGAGTCCGCCGGCTCCGGCAGCTATACCGGTACCCCGATCAAGATCGGCGGCATCGGCCCCATTACCGGTGCGGCCGCTGTATACGGCAACGCCGTTAAGAATGCTGAAGAGCTGGCCGTGAAAGAAATCAATGCTGCCAACGGCAGCGATGTCTTCGAGTGGCAGTTCGAGGACGACGAGAACGACGCCGAAAAGAGTGTTAATGCTTACAACACTCTGAAGGACTGGGGCATGCAGATTCTGGCTGGCCCTGTTACCACCACGCCTTCCGTCGCTGTTGCCGCTGAGACCGTTAACGACAACATGTTTATGCTGACTCCGTCTGCTTCTTCTCTGTCGGTCATCCTCAACGATGCTAACGACGAGAGCACGGCGCGCGGCAACGTCTTCCAGGTCTGCTTCACCGACCCCAACCAGGGTGTTGCTTCCGCCGACTACATCGCCGACAATGGTCTGCCTACCAAGATCGGTGTGATTTACGATTCTTCTGACGCTTATTCTTCCGGCATCTATGACAAGTTCAAGGCAGAGGCTGAGACCAAGGGCCTTGAGATTGTTGCGGCCGAGGCTTTTACGGCTGACAACAAGTCTGACCTTTCTACCCAGCTGGCCAAGTGCCAGGAGGCCGGTGCTGAACTGGTCTTCCTGCCCATCTATTATCAGGAAGCTTCTCAGATCCTGATCGCTGCTGACAAGATCGGTTATGAGCCCGAGTTCTTCGGCTGCGATGGCATGGATGGTATTCTTTCCATTGAAGGCTTCGACACCTCTCTGGCCGAGGGCCTGATGCTTTTGACCCCGTTCGCTGCAGATGCTCAGGATGAGAAAACCCAGGCTTTCGTTTCCGCTTATGAAGCTGCCTACGGTGAGACCCCGAACCAGTTCGCTGCGGATGCTTACGACGTTATCTACTCTATCTATCAGGCGGTCCTGGCCGGCGGTATCAACGGCGATATGGACGCCAGCGAGATCTGTGACGCTCTCAAGACTCAGTTTACCAGCATGACCTTTGATGGCCTGACTGGTACTGGTATGACTTGGGATGCTACGGGTGCGATCTCCAAGAACCCCAAGGCTGTTGTGATCAAAGACGGCGCTTACGCTGCAATGTGA
- a CDS encoding branched-chain amino acid ABC transporter permease: MQFLSYLINGISLGSVYALIALGYTMVYGIAKMLNFAHGDVIMIGSYVVFFTFGTSGMNPILSILLSMVVCTVLGVVIERVAYRPLREAPSLAVLITAIGVSYLLQQVAQLTWSSSPKSFISVISGIPFLQPISLFDGQLTISAETIVTIVVCIVIMAVLIWFVNNTSAGHAMLAVSEDRGAAQLMGVNVNATISLTFAIGSALAAVAGALLCSSYPTLQPTTGAMPGIKAFVAAVFGGIGSIPGAFLGGILLGVIENLSKAYISTQLSDAIVFLVLIVVLIVKPTGLLGKKVNVKV, encoded by the coding sequence ATGCAGTTTTTGTCCTACCTGATCAACGGTATCAGCCTGGGCAGCGTCTACGCGCTGATTGCCCTCGGCTATACTATGGTCTACGGCATTGCCAAAATGTTGAACTTCGCCCACGGCGATGTCATCATGATCGGCAGTTACGTGGTCTTTTTTACCTTTGGAACCTCGGGTATGAACCCGATTCTTTCCATTTTGCTGTCCATGGTCGTCTGCACGGTGCTGGGCGTTGTGATTGAACGCGTGGCGTATCGTCCGCTGCGGGAAGCTCCTTCGCTTGCCGTTCTGATCACAGCTATCGGCGTGAGCTATCTGCTGCAGCAGGTAGCGCAGCTGACCTGGTCTTCCAGTCCCAAAAGCTTCATCTCGGTCATTTCCGGGATTCCTTTCCTGCAGCCCATCAGCCTGTTTGACGGTCAGCTTACCATCTCGGCTGAAACCATTGTGACCATCGTGGTCTGTATTGTGATTATGGCTGTCCTGATCTGGTTCGTGAACAATACGTCTGCCGGTCACGCTATGCTGGCTGTGTCGGAAGACCGCGGTGCCGCTCAGTTGATGGGTGTCAACGTTAATGCTACCATTTCGCTGACTTTTGCCATCGGCTCCGCACTGGCAGCAGTGGCTGGTGCACTGCTTTGCTCTTCTTATCCCACGCTGCAGCCCACGACAGGCGCTATGCCTGGCATCAAAGCTTTTGTGGCGGCAGTCTTTGGCGGCATCGGCTCTATCCCTGGTGCTTTCCTGGGGGGCATCCTGCTGGGTGTGATCGAAAACCTGAGCAAAGCATATATCTCCACGCAGTTGTCGGATGCCATCGTTTTTCTGGTCCTGATCGTCGTGCTGATTGTCAAGCCGACCGGTCTGCTGGGCAAGAAAGTCAATGTGAAAGTTTGA
- a CDS encoding branched-chain amino acid ABC transporter permease, with protein MNLKTMKRSTKSNLITFGIVIAFYIVVQALSAAGLLSNSFSGQLVPICAYVIMAVSLNLTVGILGELSLGHAGFMSVGAFSGTLVWVSINSSMPQPLALLLSFVVGGLVAGIFGFLVGVPVLRLSGDYLAIVTLAFGEIIKNVMNACYLGVDANGLHFSLKDASSLNMEDGKVLINGAQGITGITKASSFTIGIVLVILTLLVILNLVNSRAGRAITSIRDNEIAARSVGIPITKYKLMAFVTSAVFAGIAGVLYSLNYSSLVAKKFDYNTSILILVFVVLGGIGNLRGSVIAAAILTVLPEMLRSMNDYRMLIYAIVLIVVMIFNQSPQMIALREKLTARFRKDHEAGKAKQKKGVA; from the coding sequence ATGAATTTGAAAACAATGAAACGCTCCACAAAGAGCAACCTGATCACCTTTGGTATTGTGATCGCTTTTTACATTGTTGTGCAGGCGCTCTCGGCGGCAGGCCTTTTGAGCAATTCCTTCTCCGGCCAGCTCGTGCCGATCTGTGCTTACGTTATTATGGCGGTTTCGCTGAACCTGACTGTGGGCATTCTGGGTGAACTCAGCCTCGGTCATGCGGGCTTTATGAGTGTCGGTGCTTTTTCAGGTACCCTTGTGTGGGTCAGTATCAATTCTTCGATGCCTCAGCCCCTGGCGCTGCTGCTTTCTTTCGTAGTGGGCGGCCTTGTGGCCGGCATCTTCGGATTCCTCGTAGGTGTTCCGGTATTGCGCCTTTCCGGTGACTACCTTGCTATTGTAACGCTTGCGTTCGGCGAAATTATCAAGAATGTAATGAACGCCTGCTACCTTGGGGTAGATGCCAATGGTCTGCATTTTTCTCTGAAAGATGCAAGCTCTCTGAACATGGAGGACGGCAAGGTTTTGATTAACGGTGCACAGGGTATTACCGGCATCACCAAGGCTTCCAGCTTCACCATTGGTATTGTTTTGGTCATTCTGACGCTGCTGGTGATTCTGAACCTTGTGAACTCCCGCGCTGGGCGTGCGATTACTTCTATCCGCGACAATGAGATTGCAGCCCGCTCCGTAGGCATTCCCATCACCAAATATAAGCTGATGGCTTTTGTCACCTCCGCTGTCTTTGCAGGTATTGCAGGTGTTCTGTATTCCTTGAACTACTCTTCTCTGGTTGCCAAAAAGTTTGATTACAACACCTCGATCCTGATTCTGGTTTTTGTGGTGCTGGGCGGCATTGGTAATCTGCGCGGTTCTGTTATTGCGGCGGCCATCCTGACCGTTCTGCCGGAAATGCTGCGCAGCATGAATGACTACCGTATGCTGATTTATGCGATTGTTTTGATCGTCGTGATGATCTTCAACCAGAGCCCTCAGATGATCGCACTGCGTGAAAAGCTGACGGCACGTTTCCGCAAGGATCACGAAGCCGGCAAGGCAAAACAGAAGAAGGGGGTGGCGTAA